In a single window of the Centropristis striata isolate RG_2023a ecotype Rhode Island chromosome 18, C.striata_1.0, whole genome shotgun sequence genome:
- the LOC131990691 gene encoding cAMP-specific 3',5'-cyclic phosphodiesterase 7B-like isoform X3, producing the protein MLADGRLNTGHAGVLLVERRGSYPLIDLRILRTSAQQGEVEAGTRRKVKRLLSFQRYCHASRLLRGLVPHTPGSLHLLDDDYLGQAAHMLSKVGTWNFDIFLFDRLTNGNSLVTLMCHLFNVYGLVHHFQLDMVKLHRFLGMVQEDYHSQNPYHNAVHAADVTQAMYCYLKEPKLAEQLSPLDVFLGLMAAAAHDVDHPGVNQPFLIKTRHHLASLYQNTSVLESHHWRSTVGMLRESGLLSHLPADMSQDMEQQLGSLILATDISRQNEFLSTFREHLDNQDLDLQLASHRHFILQIALKCADICNPCRVWELSRQWSERVCEEFYRQGDLERKFDMEISPLCNQQADSVPAIQIGFISYIVEPLFDEWHRFTEPSPLSQTMMGHLHKNKARWSRLRYAHTPSDTQTNSEEPEAEGGEGGGGEGEDIP; encoded by the exons ATGCTGG cTGATGGCAGACTGAACACTGGTCATGCTGGTGTGTTGCTGGTTGAGAGACGAGGCTCCTACCCGCTCATTGACCTGCGAATCCTCAGAA CCAGTGCCCAGCAGGGGGAGGTAGAGGCCGGCACCAGGAGAAAAGTGAAGCGTCTGCTGAGTTTTCAGAGATACTGCCACGCCTCCAGGCTGCTCAGGGGGTTGGTGCCCCACACCCCCGGGTCACTACACCTACTGGACGACGACTACCTGGGACAAGCTGCA CACATGCTGTCAAAAGTCGGCACGTGGAACTTTGACATTTTCCTCTTTGATCGTCTTACAAATG GTAACAGCCTGGTGACTCTGATGTGCCATCTCTTCAATGTCTACGGTCTCGTTCACCACTTCCAGCTGGACATGGTCAAACTCCACAGGTTTCTCG GCATGGTGCAAGAGGACTACCACTCCCAGAATCCCTATCACAATGCTGTTCATGCTGCTGATGTTACCCAAGCCATGTACTGCTACCTGAAGGAGCCCAAG CTGGCAGAGCAGCTCAGTCCCCTGGACGTGTTCCTGGGTCTGATGGCAGCAGCCGCCCACGACGTGGACCATCCAGGAGTCAACCAGCCCTTCCTCATCAAGACCAGACACCACCTGGCATCCCTCTACCAG AACACGTCAGTGCTGGAGAGTCACCACTGGAGATCCACTGTGGGCATGCTGCGAGAGTCGGGACTGCTGTCCCACCTGCCTGCTGACATGTC GCaggacatggagcagcagcTGGGCTCTCTCATCCTGGCTACAGACATCAGCAGGCAGAACGAGTTCCTGTCAACCTTCAGAGAACATCTGGAcaaccaggacctggaccttcAACTGGCTTCACACAGACACTTTATACTGCAG ATTGCTCTAAAGTGTGCAGACATCTGTAATCCATGTCGCGTCTGGGAGCTGAGCAGACAGTGGAgcgagagagtgtgtgaggaaTTCTACAGGCAGG GTGACCTGGAGAGAAAGTTTGACATGGAGATTAGTCCACTGTGTAACCAGCAGGCTGACTCTGTCCCAGCCATTCAAATAG GGTTCATCTCCTACATCGTGGAGCCTCTGTTTGACGAGTGGCATCGCTTCACCGAGCCCAGCCCGCTCAGCCAGACCATGATGGGTCACCTGCACAAAAACAAAGCCCGCTGGAGCCGCCTACGTTACGCACACACAccttcagacacacaaacaaactctgAGGAGCCGGAGGCggagggaggagaagggggaggaggagaaggggaagACATCCCTTAA
- the LOC131990691 gene encoding cAMP-specific 3',5'-cyclic phosphodiesterase 7B-like isoform X2, with protein sequence MSCLMVERCGAVAFKRSEQNAIQVRMLADGRLNTGHAGVLLVERRGSYPLIDLRILRTSAQQGEVEAGTRRKVKRLLSFQRYCHASRLLRGLVPHTPGSLHLLDDDYLGQAAHMLSKVGTWNFDIFLFDRLTNGNSLVTLMCHLFNVYGLVHHFQLDMVKLHRFLGMVQEDYHSQNPYHNAVHAADVTQAMYCYLKEPKLAEQLSPLDVFLGLMAAAAHDVDHPGVNQPFLIKTRHHLASLYQNTSVLESHHWRSTVGMLRESGLLSHLPADMSQDMEQQLGSLILATDISRQNEFLSTFREHLDNQDLDLQLASHRHFILQIALKCADICNPCRVWELSRQWSERVCEEFYRQGDLERKFDMEISPLCNQQADSVPAIQIGFISYIVEPLFDEWHRFTEPSPLSQTMMGHLHKNKARWSRLRYAHTPSDTQTNSEEPEAEGGEGGGGEGEDIP encoded by the exons AGGTGTGGAGCAGTCGCATTTAAAAGGTCGGAGCAGAATGCCATACAAGTACGCATGCTGG cTGATGGCAGACTGAACACTGGTCATGCTGGTGTGTTGCTGGTTGAGAGACGAGGCTCCTACCCGCTCATTGACCTGCGAATCCTCAGAA CCAGTGCCCAGCAGGGGGAGGTAGAGGCCGGCACCAGGAGAAAAGTGAAGCGTCTGCTGAGTTTTCAGAGATACTGCCACGCCTCCAGGCTGCTCAGGGGGTTGGTGCCCCACACCCCCGGGTCACTACACCTACTGGACGACGACTACCTGGGACAAGCTGCA CACATGCTGTCAAAAGTCGGCACGTGGAACTTTGACATTTTCCTCTTTGATCGTCTTACAAATG GTAACAGCCTGGTGACTCTGATGTGCCATCTCTTCAATGTCTACGGTCTCGTTCACCACTTCCAGCTGGACATGGTCAAACTCCACAGGTTTCTCG GCATGGTGCAAGAGGACTACCACTCCCAGAATCCCTATCACAATGCTGTTCATGCTGCTGATGTTACCCAAGCCATGTACTGCTACCTGAAGGAGCCCAAG CTGGCAGAGCAGCTCAGTCCCCTGGACGTGTTCCTGGGTCTGATGGCAGCAGCCGCCCACGACGTGGACCATCCAGGAGTCAACCAGCCCTTCCTCATCAAGACCAGACACCACCTGGCATCCCTCTACCAG AACACGTCAGTGCTGGAGAGTCACCACTGGAGATCCACTGTGGGCATGCTGCGAGAGTCGGGACTGCTGTCCCACCTGCCTGCTGACATGTC GCaggacatggagcagcagcTGGGCTCTCTCATCCTGGCTACAGACATCAGCAGGCAGAACGAGTTCCTGTCAACCTTCAGAGAACATCTGGAcaaccaggacctggaccttcAACTGGCTTCACACAGACACTTTATACTGCAG ATTGCTCTAAAGTGTGCAGACATCTGTAATCCATGTCGCGTCTGGGAGCTGAGCAGACAGTGGAgcgagagagtgtgtgaggaaTTCTACAGGCAGG GTGACCTGGAGAGAAAGTTTGACATGGAGATTAGTCCACTGTGTAACCAGCAGGCTGACTCTGTCCCAGCCATTCAAATAG GGTTCATCTCCTACATCGTGGAGCCTCTGTTTGACGAGTGGCATCGCTTCACCGAGCCCAGCCCGCTCAGCCAGACCATGATGGGTCACCTGCACAAAAACAAAGCCCGCTGGAGCCGCCTACGTTACGCACACACAccttcagacacacaaacaaactctgAGGAGCCGGAGGCggagggaggagaagggggaggaggagaaggggaagACATCCCTTAA
- the LOC131990691 gene encoding cAMP-specific 3',5'-cyclic phosphodiesterase 7B-like isoform X1 — protein MPVLEGLWGPDLRMRDSGLGVGVEVGVCPDEAPHSPVWGPLRTPPITCGGLSLALELPALIRQLRAAWRARRGGPRAPERSQESTWVESEKEEVEDVKHDIEERSVHLEADGRLNTGHAGVLLVERRGSYPLIDLRILRTSAQQGEVEAGTRRKVKRLLSFQRYCHASRLLRGLVPHTPGSLHLLDDDYLGQAAHMLSKVGTWNFDIFLFDRLTNGNSLVTLMCHLFNVYGLVHHFQLDMVKLHRFLGMVQEDYHSQNPYHNAVHAADVTQAMYCYLKEPKLAEQLSPLDVFLGLMAAAAHDVDHPGVNQPFLIKTRHHLASLYQNTSVLESHHWRSTVGMLRESGLLSHLPADMSQDMEQQLGSLILATDISRQNEFLSTFREHLDNQDLDLQLASHRHFILQIALKCADICNPCRVWELSRQWSERVCEEFYRQGDLERKFDMEISPLCNQQADSVPAIQIGFISYIVEPLFDEWHRFTEPSPLSQTMMGHLHKNKARWSRLRYAHTPSDTQTNSEEPEAEGGEGGGGEGEDIP, from the exons ATGCCAGTGCTGGAGGGGCTCTGGGGCCCAGATCTTAGGATGCGGGACTCCGGTCTTGGCGTCGGGGTCGAAGTCGGGGTCTGTCCAGACGAGGCTCCCCACTCTCCAGTTTGGGGGCCTCTCAGAACGCCTCCTATTACCTGCGGGGGGCTGTCGCTGGCCCTGGAGCTGCCGGCACTCATACGGCAACTCCGGGCGGCCTGGAGGGCTCGTAGGGGAGGACCCCGGGCACCCGAGAGAAGTCAGGAGAGCACTTGGGTCGAATCGGAGAAGGAGGAGGTAGAGGATGTGAAACATGATATAGAGGAAAGGAGCGTGCATCTGGAAG cTGATGGCAGACTGAACACTGGTCATGCTGGTGTGTTGCTGGTTGAGAGACGAGGCTCCTACCCGCTCATTGACCTGCGAATCCTCAGAA CCAGTGCCCAGCAGGGGGAGGTAGAGGCCGGCACCAGGAGAAAAGTGAAGCGTCTGCTGAGTTTTCAGAGATACTGCCACGCCTCCAGGCTGCTCAGGGGGTTGGTGCCCCACACCCCCGGGTCACTACACCTACTGGACGACGACTACCTGGGACAAGCTGCA CACATGCTGTCAAAAGTCGGCACGTGGAACTTTGACATTTTCCTCTTTGATCGTCTTACAAATG GTAACAGCCTGGTGACTCTGATGTGCCATCTCTTCAATGTCTACGGTCTCGTTCACCACTTCCAGCTGGACATGGTCAAACTCCACAGGTTTCTCG GCATGGTGCAAGAGGACTACCACTCCCAGAATCCCTATCACAATGCTGTTCATGCTGCTGATGTTACCCAAGCCATGTACTGCTACCTGAAGGAGCCCAAG CTGGCAGAGCAGCTCAGTCCCCTGGACGTGTTCCTGGGTCTGATGGCAGCAGCCGCCCACGACGTGGACCATCCAGGAGTCAACCAGCCCTTCCTCATCAAGACCAGACACCACCTGGCATCCCTCTACCAG AACACGTCAGTGCTGGAGAGTCACCACTGGAGATCCACTGTGGGCATGCTGCGAGAGTCGGGACTGCTGTCCCACCTGCCTGCTGACATGTC GCaggacatggagcagcagcTGGGCTCTCTCATCCTGGCTACAGACATCAGCAGGCAGAACGAGTTCCTGTCAACCTTCAGAGAACATCTGGAcaaccaggacctggaccttcAACTGGCTTCACACAGACACTTTATACTGCAG ATTGCTCTAAAGTGTGCAGACATCTGTAATCCATGTCGCGTCTGGGAGCTGAGCAGACAGTGGAgcgagagagtgtgtgaggaaTTCTACAGGCAGG GTGACCTGGAGAGAAAGTTTGACATGGAGATTAGTCCACTGTGTAACCAGCAGGCTGACTCTGTCCCAGCCATTCAAATAG GGTTCATCTCCTACATCGTGGAGCCTCTGTTTGACGAGTGGCATCGCTTCACCGAGCCCAGCCCGCTCAGCCAGACCATGATGGGTCACCTGCACAAAAACAAAGCCCGCTGGAGCCGCCTACGTTACGCACACACAccttcagacacacaaacaaactctgAGGAGCCGGAGGCggagggaggagaagggggaggaggagaaggggaagACATCCCTTAA